A stretch of the uncultured Cohaesibacter sp. genome encodes the following:
- the accD gene encoding acetyl-CoA carboxylase, carboxyltransferase subunit beta, with protein MNWINTVVRPKIRSILNRREAPENLWIKCPVSGEMVFHRDLENNQFVVPNSEFHMRLNATQRFGFLFDDADYSLIDLPDAAMDPLKFRDTKRYVDRMRDARAKTGKQDSVTVAQGTVEGLFLTAAVQDFTFLGGSLGMAAGEALITGILRAVEDKTPFVLFTASGGARMQEGILSLMQMPRTTVALQALREAGLPYILVLTDPTTGGVTASYAMLGDIQLAEPGALIGFAGQRVIEQTIREKLPEGFQRAEYLKEHGMVDMVVHRHDLPSTIARLCRFFTNTDTPEPKEAPVPVADLVEEKPAIEAEDVPAKEEAAPADETVAQDEPKAADEAEQETPNKEG; from the coding sequence GTGAACTGGATTAACACTGTCGTCAGACCGAAAATTCGCTCGATTTTGAACCGGCGGGAAGCGCCGGAAAATCTCTGGATCAAATGCCCGGTCAGCGGGGAAATGGTGTTCCACCGGGATCTGGAGAATAATCAGTTCGTCGTGCCGAACTCCGAGTTCCACATGCGGCTGAATGCGACCCAGCGCTTCGGTTTCCTTTTCGATGATGCAGACTATAGCTTGATTGATCTGCCGGACGCTGCAATGGATCCGCTGAAATTCCGCGACACCAAGCGCTATGTCGACCGTATGCGCGATGCGCGCGCAAAGACCGGCAAGCAGGATTCCGTCACCGTCGCCCAGGGCACGGTCGAGGGTCTATTTCTCACTGCAGCCGTGCAGGATTTCACCTTCCTTGGTGGCTCGCTCGGAATGGCCGCAGGCGAAGCACTCATCACCGGCATTCTACGTGCCGTGGAAGACAAGACCCCATTTGTCCTCTTCACCGCCTCAGGTGGCGCGCGCATGCAGGAAGGCATTCTTTCCCTGATGCAGATGCCACGCACAACCGTCGCTCTTCAGGCCCTGCGTGAGGCCGGATTGCCCTATATTCTGGTGCTCACCGATCCCACCACCGGAGGCGTGACCGCATCCTATGCGATGCTTGGTGACATTCAACTGGCCGAGCCGGGGGCGCTGATCGGCTTTGCTGGCCAGCGCGTGATCGAACAGACGATCCGCGAAAAATTGCCCGAAGGGTTCCAGCGCGCCGAATATCTCAAGGAACATGGCATGGTCGATATGGTTGTCCATCGCCATGACCTGCCAAGCACCATTGCCCGCCTGTGCCGCTTCTTTACAAACACCGACACGCCCGAGCCTAAAGAGGCCCCTGTACCAGTGGCAGATCTCGTTGAAGAGAAGCCAGCCATCGAAGCAGAGGACGTGCCTGCCAAGGAAGAGGCCGCGCCAGCTGATGAGACAGTTGCGCAGGACGAGCCTAAGGCGGCTGATGAGGCCGAGCAAGAAACACCCAACAAGGAGGGCTAA
- a CDS encoding folylpolyglutamate synthase/dihydrofolate synthase family protein: protein MEQAEAILERMIALHPKSIDLGLDRMHGLLDKLGNPHQSLPPTIHVAGTNGKGSTSAFIRAMAEAAGLTVHVYSSPHLVHFHERIRLAGSFVSDEALVEALQICEKANDGAPITFFEITTIAAFLLFSQHPADLLLLEVGLGGRLDATNVIDKPLASVITPIAHDHENFLGSDIKGIAREKAGILKKDVPAIFASQEDEVRDVLESEAKAVRAGPVLIGSQDWMSYEEHGRMIFQGESGLLDLPLPRLGGRHQLMNAGLAIATLKQVLPDLDDKAIDTGLVNVRWPARLQRLTKGALLDLVPRDAELWLDGGHNPQAGRALASALADLEEKAPRPLHMIVGMLSTKEPSGYFAPFKGLAKDIITVPVSGSAAGIEPVELARIAQEAGIPASAAGSLEEALKRLALQKLPEAPRILICGSLYLAGAALAVNGTPPV, encoded by the coding sequence ATGGAACAGGCAGAAGCGATATTGGAGCGCATGATTGCGCTGCATCCCAAAAGCATTGATCTGGGGTTGGATCGGATGCATGGTCTGTTGGACAAGCTGGGCAATCCGCACCAGTCTCTGCCCCCGACCATCCATGTGGCAGGCACCAATGGCAAAGGGTCGACCTCGGCCTTCATCCGCGCTATGGCGGAAGCGGCGGGCCTGACGGTTCATGTCTATAGCTCCCCTCATCTGGTCCATTTTCATGAGCGCATCCGTCTTGCGGGCAGCTTTGTCAGCGACGAGGCTCTGGTCGAGGCTTTGCAGATCTGTGAAAAAGCCAATGACGGGGCGCCCATCACCTTCTTTGAAATCACCACCATCGCAGCCTTTCTGCTTTTCTCCCAGCATCCCGCTGATCTGTTGCTGCTGGAAGTGGGGTTGGGCGGGCGCCTTGATGCCACCAATGTTATCGACAAGCCGCTTGCCAGCGTCATTACTCCCATCGCCCATGATCACGAGAATTTCCTCGGCTCTGACATCAAGGGCATCGCGCGGGAAAAGGCCGGTATCCTGAAGAAGGATGTTCCGGCAATCTTCGCTTCGCAAGAAGATGAAGTGCGGGACGTGCTCGAATCCGAAGCCAAAGCGGTGCGCGCCGGGCCAGTGTTGATCGGTAGTCAGGACTGGATGAGCTATGAGGAACATGGCCGGATGATCTTTCAGGGGGAAAGCGGTCTGCTTGATCTGCCTTTGCCCCGCTTGGGTGGTCGCCATCAATTGATGAATGCTGGTCTGGCCATCGCGACCCTGAAGCAGGTCTTGCCCGATCTTGACGACAAGGCCATCGACACCGGTCTGGTCAATGTCCGCTGGCCTGCCCGTCTGCAACGGCTGACAAAGGGTGCGTTGCTGGATCTAGTGCCGCGCGATGCCGAGCTATGGCTCGACGGAGGCCATAACCCGCAAGCCGGTCGGGCATTGGCCTCGGCTTTGGCGGATCTGGAAGAAAAAGCCCCCCGTCCCCTGCATATGATTGTAGGCATGCTCAGCACCAAAGAGCCTTCAGGCTATTTCGCCCCCTTCAAGGGGTTGGCAAAGGATATCATTACCGTGCCCGTTTCCGGATCGGCGGCAGGAATTGAACCGGTGGAGTTGGCTCGCATTGCCCAAGAAGCCGGAATCCCCGCTTCTGCGGCCGGATCTTTGGAAGAAGCGCTCAAAAGACTCGCCCTTCAGAAGCTTCCGGAGGCGCCACGCATCCTGATTTGTGGCTCGCTTTACCTTGCAGGGGCCGCTTTGGCGGTCAATGGAACCCCGCCTGTGTAA
- the trxA gene encoding thioredoxin — translation MAIVNATDANFAEETKGDVPVVVDFWAEWCGPCKMIAPILDEIDTEKAGAVKIVKVNVDENPNTAAQYGVRSIPTLLLFKGGEPVAMKVGAAPKSDLEKWIETGA, via the coding sequence ATGGCTATCGTAAATGCGACCGACGCGAATTTTGCTGAAGAAACCAAGGGCGATGTCCCTGTGGTTGTCGATTTCTGGGCGGAATGGTGTGGCCCTTGCAAAATGATCGCTCCGATTCTGGATGAAATTGACACCGAAAAAGCCGGTGCTGTGAAAATCGTCAAGGTCAATGTCGATGAGAATCCCAACACTGCGGCTCAGTATGGCGTACGCTCCATCCCGACCCTGTTGCTGTTCAAAGGCGGCGAGCCTGTTGCCATGAAAGTTGGCGCAGCGCCAAAATCCGACCTTGAAAAATGGATCGAAACCGGCGCATAA
- the addA gene encoding double-strand break repair helicase AddA, with amino-acid sequence MAFEIPADTLLAQANASHPDHSAWVSANAGSGKTFVLARRVIRLLLNGTEPSRILCLTFTKAAAAEMSNRVFAELSGWTELSDAELQTKLTEIEGKAPSDAMLQLARRLFARALETPGGLKIQTIHAFAERLLHQFPLEANVPAHFEILDDQLGAELLQAALGHVMRSARLGSRPEWQVALNQLIDHMGDGDIQTALTDLVRNRDGFGRFLEMSEGTKAAGGATGLEAALAALAHGLDLDPSDSLSALTASIPFGPGFDRDAIVTLAPLFETGGKRDKEQAALMRAVLAAETIEEQASLWQQIFRKKDGAAKADSTFASKKMREAEPSLSGRTDREQARLDALSDKTNALLTLEVSRALFTLADGVIGHYERAKAARGLMDFDDLILKAADLLRPANAAAWVHYKLDQGIDHILVDEAQDTNPHQWDIIRQLGEEFFSGDGGRAENRTIFAVGDEKQSIYSFQGAEPKWFADMRRFFKKRAEEAQKPFHDIKLRLSFRSTPHVLRSVDSVFSNESSYEALSSDKEAPVHEPIRQRDPGLVEIWPLYEPVEQDLDEDWAKPLDAQGDLSPPVQLARSIARTVRHWIESDERLEGSGRTIKAGDILVLVRKRGDFVNAINRALKEEGLPVAGADRLALLDHIAVMDLLSLGDVMLLPEDDLSLAAVLKSPLFGLSEERLYDLAHQGGKRSRSLWDSLKRRAEKGAPADADFAAIFDQLFRWQSQIDFQPPFDFFAQVLGPDGKRRAFVERLGPEADEVIDELLSRALDFEKAQTPNLQAFLAAMRQGGAEIKRDMGAADDQIRVMTVHGSKGLEAPIVFLVDGTGQPASARHHPHLVTLAHDGPDPLADHPDLMVWKAPSANQPSQVKQSLGKLDREAEEEYLRLLYVGMTRAEDRLYLCGYRGKREASENCWYEVARRALSDKLQEVIHPVSGDMVYRWQLEGAFVAKDSQKPEQSSEVAAVHPLPDWLNLPASPAPTTQPMLQPSRAADAEEAERAPAPTLGAGLSGARPPQIHDWEPRRRGLLMHALFEHLPQLIKADRDAAAKAYLARMASDMPEAARDVLLGEVEALLDDPDHAALFGKDSLAEISISGQVMMNGEARPVSGQIDRLLVEEDRVTLVDYKTNRHVPSDPRDIPMAYQVQLALYGHLLAPLYPDKTIICTLLWTASPTIMTLSADQRQSALREIGVEAAIGS; translated from the coding sequence ATGGCCTTTGAAATTCCAGCCGATACACTGTTAGCGCAAGCCAATGCCTCCCACCCGGATCATTCTGCGTGGGTGAGTGCCAATGCCGGATCGGGCAAGACCTTTGTCCTTGCCCGCCGGGTGATCCGGCTGTTGCTCAATGGCACTGAACCGTCGCGCATTCTTTGCCTGACCTTCACCAAGGCAGCGGCGGCGGAAATGTCCAACCGTGTCTTTGCCGAATTGTCCGGCTGGACCGAACTGTCGGACGCAGAGTTGCAAACAAAGCTCACCGAGATTGAGGGCAAGGCACCGTCTGACGCGATGTTACAATTGGCGCGGCGTTTGTTTGCGCGGGCGCTGGAGACGCCGGGCGGGTTGAAAATCCAGACCATTCACGCCTTTGCCGAACGCCTGCTGCATCAATTCCCGCTGGAGGCCAATGTTCCCGCCCATTTTGAAATTCTCGATGACCAATTGGGCGCAGAGCTGTTGCAGGCCGCACTTGGCCATGTGATGCGGTCCGCACGACTGGGCAGTCGGCCTGAATGGCAGGTGGCGCTGAACCAATTGATCGATCATATGGGGGATGGTGACATCCAGACCGCCTTGACCGATCTTGTGCGCAACCGCGATGGCTTTGGCCGCTTTCTTGAAATGAGCGAAGGCACAAAGGCCGCAGGCGGTGCAACCGGGCTTGAGGCGGCTTTGGCGGCCCTCGCCCATGGACTTGATCTTGATCCGTCAGACAGCCTCTCCGCACTGACCGCCAGCATTCCTTTCGGTCCCGGCTTTGATCGCGACGCGATTGTGACACTGGCCCCCTTGTTCGAGACAGGCGGCAAACGGGACAAGGAACAGGCAGCCTTGATGCGGGCCGTGCTGGCCGCAGAGACGATTGAAGAACAGGCTAGCCTGTGGCAGCAGATTTTCCGCAAGAAAGACGGAGCGGCGAAAGCCGACAGCACCTTCGCATCGAAAAAAATGCGCGAGGCGGAGCCATCTCTCTCGGGCCGTACCGACCGCGAGCAGGCACGGCTGGACGCCCTGTCTGACAAGACCAATGCGCTCCTCACACTTGAAGTTAGCCGGGCTTTGTTCACGCTGGCAGACGGTGTGATCGGCCATTATGAGCGGGCCAAGGCGGCGCGCGGGCTGATGGATTTTGACGATCTGATCCTCAAGGCTGCCGACCTTCTGCGCCCGGCCAATGCGGCCGCCTGGGTCCATTACAAACTGGATCAGGGGATTGATCATATTCTGGTTGATGAAGCGCAGGATACCAACCCGCACCAATGGGACATCATCCGGCAGCTGGGGGAAGAATTTTTCTCTGGCGACGGCGGGCGGGCCGAAAACCGGACGATTTTTGCAGTCGGCGACGAGAAGCAATCGATCTATTCCTTCCAAGGGGCAGAGCCCAAATGGTTTGCCGACATGCGCCGCTTCTTCAAGAAACGCGCCGAGGAAGCACAAAAGCCATTCCATGACATCAAATTGCGGCTGTCATTCCGCTCCACACCCCATGTGCTGCGCTCGGTGGATTCGGTCTTCTCAAATGAGAGTAGCTATGAGGCTTTATCTTCGGACAAGGAAGCACCGGTGCATGAGCCGATCCGCCAGCGCGACCCCGGTCTGGTGGAGATTTGGCCCCTTTATGAACCGGTCGAGCAAGACCTTGATGAAGACTGGGCCAAGCCGCTTGATGCACAAGGGGATCTGAGCCCGCCTGTGCAACTGGCTCGATCCATTGCCCGCACCGTGCGCCATTGGATCGAAAGTGATGAACGGCTGGAGGGCAGCGGCAGGACTATCAAGGCCGGGGACATTCTGGTTCTGGTGCGCAAGCGCGGGGATTTCGTCAACGCCATCAACCGGGCACTGAAAGAAGAGGGCCTGCCGGTGGCCGGTGCCGACCGTTTGGCTCTGCTCGATCATATTGCGGTGATGGATTTGCTGTCGCTGGGGGATGTGATGTTGCTGCCAGAGGATGACTTGTCGCTGGCAGCCGTGCTGAAAAGCCCTCTTTTCGGCCTGTCGGAAGAGCGCCTATATGATCTGGCTCATCAGGGCGGTAAAAGAAGCCGCAGCCTGTGGGATAGTCTTAAAAGACGGGCCGAAAAAGGCGCGCCAGCGGACGCTGATTTTGCGGCGATTTTTGACCAATTGTTCCGCTGGCAGAGCCAAATTGACTTCCAGCCACCGTTTGACTTTTTCGCGCAGGTGTTGGGTCCAGACGGCAAGCGGCGCGCCTTTGTTGAGCGGTTGGGACCGGAAGCAGACGAAGTGATCGACGAATTGCTCTCGCGCGCGCTCGATTTTGAAAAGGCCCAAACGCCGAACCTGCAAGCCTTTCTTGCGGCCATGCGTCAGGGCGGCGCTGAGATCAAGCGCGATATGGGCGCAGCCGATGACCAGATCCGCGTCATGACCGTGCATGGCTCGAAGGGCCTTGAAGCACCAATTGTGTTTCTGGTCGATGGAACCGGGCAACCGGCCAGCGCGCGGCATCATCCGCATTTGGTAACGCTTGCCCATGACGGTCCGGATCCGTTGGCCGACCATCCCGATCTGATGGTCTGGAAAGCGCCGAGCGCCAACCAACCGAGCCAAGTGAAACAAAGCCTTGGCAAGCTCGACCGGGAAGCGGAAGAAGAATATTTGCGCCTGCTCTATGTGGGCATGACACGGGCAGAAGACCGGCTTTATCTCTGCGGCTATCGCGGCAAGCGCGAAGCGTCGGAAAATTGCTGGTATGAAGTGGCCCGCCGCGCGCTGTCGGATAAATTGCAGGAAGTCATTCATCCGGTGAGCGGCGATATGGTCTATCGCTGGCAACTGGAGGGCGCCTTTGTTGCCAAGGATAGCCAGAAACCGGAGCAAAGCAGCGAAGTCGCTGCAGTTCATCCGTTGCCGGATTGGCTAAACCTGCCAGCAAGCCCTGCCCCAACAACTCAGCCGATGTTGCAGCCCTCACGCGCGGCGGATGCGGAAGAAGCTGAACGAGCCCCTGCCCCCACTCTTGGCGCCGGTCTGTCCGGGGCAAGACCACCACAAATCCATGACTGGGAACCAAGGCGGCGCGGTTTGCTGATGCATGCTTTGTTTGAGCATTTGCCGCAATTGATCAAGGCAGACCGAGACGCTGCGGCAAAAGCCTATCTCGCCCGGATGGCCAGTGATATGCCAGAGGCCGCGCGCGACGTCCTCCTCGGTGAGGTTGAGGCTTTGCTTGATGATCCGGATCATGCGGCCCTGTTTGGCAAGGATAGTCTGGCGGAGATTTCCATTTCCGGTCAGGTGATGATGAATGGGGAAGCGCGTCCTGTCTCAGGCCAGATCGACCGCTTGCTGGTTGAAGAGGATCGGGTGACACTGGTTGATTACAAGACGAATCGCCATGTTCCGAGCGATCCGCGAGATATCCCCATGGCCTATCAGGTGCAGTTGGCGCTTTACGGCCATTTGCTGGCCCCACTCTATCCTGATAAGACAATCATATGTACCTTATTATGGACGGCATCTCCCACCATCATGACGCTGTCAGCAGATCAGCGGCAATCAGCATTGCGTGAGATTGGCGTGGAAGCTGCTATTGGTTCTTGA
- the trpA gene encoding tryptophan synthase subunit alpha: METTRIDTRFAACKAENRPALVGFITAGDPDLDTSLSLLKALPKAGIDVIELGMPFSDPMAEGVPIQLATQRALAGGQTMEKTLQMVRDFRAEDNDTPIILMGYYNPIYIWGPEKFVADAKAAGVDGMIVVDVPPEHDDELCIPARQGGLNFIRLATPTTDDARLPKVLQNTSGFVYYVSVTGITGTGALDADKVAVAVKQIKGHTDLPVAVGFGVKSPEQASAVGKTADGVVVGSVLVNAIRESLDADGKATAYTVSAVTDIVEALAKGCADARA; encoded by the coding sequence ATGGAAACCACACGCATCGATACCCGCTTTGCTGCCTGCAAGGCTGAAAACCGCCCCGCACTCGTCGGCTTCATCACCGCCGGGGATCCGGATCTCGATACCTCGCTCTCGCTCTTGAAGGCTCTGCCAAAGGCTGGCATTGACGTGATCGAACTGGGCATGCCTTTCTCCGATCCGATGGCAGAAGGTGTGCCGATCCAGCTCGCCACCCAGCGGGCTTTGGCCGGTGGCCAGACGATGGAAAAAACTCTGCAAATGGTCAGGGACTTCCGCGCCGAGGATAATGACACGCCAATCATCCTGATGGGCTATTACAATCCGATCTATATCTGGGGGCCGGAAAAATTCGTCGCCGATGCCAAGGCCGCAGGCGTTGATGGCATGATCGTCGTCGATGTGCCGCCCGAGCATGATGACGAGCTCTGCATTCCGGCGCGCCAGGGCGGCCTCAATTTCATCCGTCTGGCGACACCAACCACCGATGATGCCCGTCTGCCCAAGGTGCTGCAAAATACCTCAGGCTTTGTCTATTATGTCTCGGTCACAGGCATCACCGGAACCGGGGCGCTCGACGCGGACAAGGTGGCGGTCGCTGTCAAGCAGATCAAGGGTCACACCGATCTGCCTGTCGCTGTCGGCTTTGGTGTCAAAAGCCCTGAGCAGGCTTCCGCTGTCGGCAAGACCGCAGACGGGGTCGTGGTCGGCTCCGTTCTGGTTAATGCCATCCGCGAAAGCCTCGATGCGGACGGCAAGGCAACGGCTTACACCGTGAGTGCGGTAACAGACATTGTCGAAGCCCTCGCCAAGGGATGTGCCGACGCCAGAGCCTGA
- the addB gene encoding double-strand break repair protein AddB, translating into MHAAPSIFSISPASPFLATLIDALIEGRLLPHFRADNPADLGRAIVYVPTQRTADALKAAFLPHLKSRGWQSVILPRIHVIGDMDEDLMPFKVAAGADDGFWQLPTAMDSLQRRLSMTSLVHRWAQNYAREALSLSDNDVLHVSNTPSDAAYLAIDLLALIDAVHRERSDWALLEGLVPEDYSAFWQISLKFLETATSLWPDYLKALGLVDPVERRNAVLKAEIEAIKAHDGPVIAAGSTGSIPATADLLQAVALHEQGALILPGLDFHLDEESWQAIGALHPAIGEPSGVAGHPQFNLKQLLDLIGVGRKEVINLSTLSQTQSDRTLLVSEALRPAETTDKWGESLGRLSDDARQAALTGVALAEAENEQEEARIAALALREVLERPGARAALVTPDRALARRVLLELKRWSIDVEDTAGMPLAETPPALLLRLMVECVIDRFDPIRLLALFKHPLTSFGLPRGEVRRAARFLELKVLRGPRLGAGIAPIRKELARKREEAEERHESGPFKTEIWDLCANLIDQLEGALAPLVGLSEQEDGAQFAQWVEAVIASLEKLAADQDGTPNRLYDEAAGRALLGFFDRVGQWNEGALPLDGRDVAPFLVALMSGETVLSHGEGDSRLQLLGTLEARLLDVDRVVIGGLNEGSWPAETKSDAWLSRPMRAGMMLEPPERRIGLAAHDFAQAMGRGEVVLIRSLKMGGQPTVPSRWLQRLEAVSGPVARKAMRQRGANYGRWAKALDAPQRAVTLLRPEPVPPLDARPRHLSVTEIETWVRDPYALYAKHVLGLRPLDDIGTAPGGAEKGSIIHDILGDFTQEWNGPYDESAVDRLLELGRNAFNRLEHFPELLAFWWPRFERIARWFVLEWEAPRTGEIAGRHAEISGAITLPVRGGDFHLRGRADRLDISTDDRLHVIDFKTGTPPSAKQVLPGFAPQLALEGYMAKLGGFADIPRGIEMADMAWIRLSGGRKPGEVKSGVEKDYAAEDIVELIGKRLLALITAYDDPSKGYPSRARPMFERFESPYDHLARVKEWSLHGEES; encoded by the coding sequence CGGCGATATGGATGAAGATCTGATGCCCTTCAAGGTGGCCGCAGGTGCGGATGATGGCTTCTGGCAATTGCCAACCGCGATGGACAGTCTGCAACGGCGGCTTTCTATGACGTCGCTTGTGCATCGCTGGGCGCAAAATTACGCCCGCGAAGCCCTGTCCCTGTCAGACAACGACGTGTTGCACGTCTCCAACACCCCATCGGATGCGGCTTATTTGGCGATTGATCTGTTGGCGCTGATTGATGCGGTCCATCGCGAGCGTTCCGACTGGGCCTTGCTTGAGGGGCTGGTGCCGGAAGATTACAGCGCCTTTTGGCAGATCAGTCTTAAATTCCTCGAAACCGCCACCAGCCTCTGGCCGGATTATCTCAAAGCTTTGGGGCTGGTTGATCCGGTGGAGCGGCGCAATGCTGTTCTGAAAGCCGAGATTGAAGCCATCAAGGCCCATGATGGCCCGGTGATTGCTGCCGGATCCACCGGCTCCATTCCAGCCACTGCCGATCTGTTGCAGGCGGTTGCCCTTCATGAGCAAGGGGCGCTGATCCTGCCGGGGCTTGATTTCCATCTTGACGAGGAAAGCTGGCAGGCCATCGGGGCGCTGCATCCTGCGATTGGCGAGCCTTCAGGCGTAGCGGGGCATCCGCAATTCAACCTCAAGCAATTGCTGGACCTGATCGGCGTTGGCCGCAAAGAAGTGATCAATCTCTCGACCCTATCCCAGACGCAAAGCGACCGGACCCTGTTGGTCAGTGAAGCCTTGCGGCCCGCCGAGACCACCGACAAATGGGGCGAGAGCCTTGGCCGTCTGTCTGATGATGCACGGCAGGCAGCCCTTACTGGCGTCGCTTTGGCAGAAGCGGAGAATGAGCAGGAAGAGGCGCGCATTGCGGCGCTTGCCTTGCGCGAAGTTCTGGAGCGGCCCGGCGCACGGGCGGCTCTGGTAACGCCGGATCGGGCCTTGGCGCGTCGGGTTTTGTTGGAACTGAAGCGCTGGTCGATCGATGTTGAGGATACCGCCGGGATGCCGCTGGCCGAGACCCCGCCTGCCCTGTTGCTGCGTCTGATGGTGGAATGCGTCATTGATCGCTTTGATCCGATCCGCCTCTTGGCCTTGTTCAAGCATCCGCTGACCAGCTTTGGCCTGCCGCGTGGCGAAGTGCGCCGGGCTGCCCGTTTTCTTGAATTGAAGGTATTGCGTGGGCCTCGGCTTGGTGCAGGCATCGCGCCGATCCGCAAGGAGCTTGCCCGCAAACGTGAAGAAGCAGAAGAACGCCATGAAAGCGGTCCCTTCAAGACAGAGATCTGGGATCTTTGCGCAAACCTGATCGATCAGCTTGAGGGCGCCCTCGCACCGCTGGTGGGACTGTCGGAGCAAGAGGATGGCGCCCAATTTGCCCAATGGGTGGAAGCGGTGATTGCCTCACTTGAGAAGCTGGCAGCAGATCAGGACGGCACGCCGAACCGGCTTTATGATGAGGCCGCAGGCCGCGCCTTGCTTGGCTTCTTTGATCGGGTCGGGCAATGGAATGAAGGGGCCTTGCCCCTTGATGGTCGTGATGTTGCCCCTTTCCTTGTGGCGCTGATGTCCGGCGAAACCGTTCTGTCCCATGGGGAAGGCGACTCCAGACTGCAATTGCTTGGAACGCTCGAAGCCCGTTTGCTGGATGTGGATCGGGTGGTGATTGGCGGTCTGAATGAAGGCTCATGGCCTGCGGAAACCAAGAGCGATGCGTGGCTGTCCCGACCAATGCGGGCAGGCATGATGCTGGAGCCGCCCGAGCGGCGGATCGGTCTTGCCGCCCACGACTTTGCGCAAGCGATGGGACGAGGGGAAGTGGTGCTGATCCGCTCCCTTAAAATGGGTGGTCAGCCGACGGTGCCAAGCCGCTGGCTGCAACGGCTCGAAGCGGTATCGGGGCCAGTCGCCCGAAAGGCAATGCGCCAGCGCGGTGCCAACTACGGCCGCTGGGCGAAGGCGCTCGATGCCCCGCAGCGCGCCGTCACGTTGCTCCGCCCTGAACCTGTGCCACCGCTTGATGCTCGACCACGCCACCTGTCGGTGACCGAGATCGAAACATGGGTGCGGGATCCTTACGCGCTTTATGCCAAGCATGTGCTGGGTCTCAGACCCCTTGATGACATTGGCACGGCGCCGGGTGGCGCGGAAAAAGGCTCGATCATTCACGATATTCTGGGCGATTTCACTCAGGAATGGAACGGTCCTTACGACGAGAGCGCCGTTGATCGGCTTTTGGAGCTGGGTCGGAACGCCTTCAACCGGCTTGAGCATTTCCCCGAATTGCTTGCCTTTTGGTGGCCGCGTTTCGAGCGGATTGCCCGTTGGTTCGTGCTGGAATGGGAGGCACCACGGACGGGAGAGATTGCCGGACGTCATGCGGAAATTTCCGGAGCCATCACCTTGCCGGTGCGTGGCGGCGATTTCCATCTGCGGGGTCGGGCCGACCGCCTCGATATCAGCACCGACGACCGGCTGCATGTGATCGACTTCAAGACAGGCACCCCACCCAGTGCCAAACAGGTGCTGCCCGGCTTTGCACCGCAATTGGCGCTAGAGGGCTATATGGCCAAGCTTGGTGGCTTTGCCGATATTCCGCGTGGCATCGAAATGGCCGATATGGCGTGGATCCGCCTGTCGGGCGGGCGCAAGCCCGGCGAGGTGAAGAGCGGGGTCGAGAAGGATTATGCGGCAGAAGATATAGTCGAGCTGATTGGCAAGCGCCTCTTGGCGCTGATCACCGCCTATGATGATCCATCCAAAGGCTATCCATCGCGGGCCAGGCCGATGTTCGAGCGGTTTGAAAGCCCCTATGACCATCTGGCCCGGGTCAAGGAATGGTCGCTGCATGGGGAGGAGAGCTGA
- a CDS encoding DUF1127 domain-containing protein: MLDNVVKNYRQWRNYRDTVDELSRLSNRDLNDLGISRADITSIAREAARV; this comes from the coding sequence ATGCTTGATAATGTTGTGAAAAATTACCGTCAGTGGCGCAACTACCGTGACACTGTTGATGAGCTGAGCCGCCTGAGCAACCGCGATCTGAACGATCTTGGTATCTCCCGCGCAGACATCACCTCTATCGCTCGGGAAGCTGCCCGCGTGTAA